Genomic DNA from Stigmatopora nigra isolate UIUO_SnigA chromosome 17, RoL_Snig_1.1, whole genome shotgun sequence:
ATAGGACTAGGTCAGGGAACTTCTATAACAGCGAATTCTTCATTTAAAGCGTCAATCATTTCACCATTAATTATAAATAACACCCCCTAAAAAGAGTGAAATAACTAGTTTATGACATGATTGTAGCGACTTAGTAAATGCATTGAAAATCACTTAACGTGACCAACAAGTACGGTTCTACAAAACAGAACAGAATAGCGTTATACAATGAAAAtggtaatgcaaaaaaagtactaACTGGACAGTGGAATTTTTTATCGCCACATTTCTGCCATAGTTATTTTACTGTATACAAATCTTCTGCAGGAATGTATCCTGCTAGCAGTCAAGTTGAAATGCTTGCTCAACTAAGCTAGCTTCGTTGCTATCGTTAGCTTGTCCACCATGATAAAGGGAAGCATACTCTTCTGTCAGAAAACGTTACATAATGCATTAAGTAGTCCGGTGTGGCGTCGCGTAGATTTTCCAGGTTCTATCGGAGAGAAATAATCTTTGCGAATCCAGAATTCTTCTGTTTAAGGACGCTAAAGTGTGTCAACTGGCTACTGTTGCAGATGTTTCCATTGGAATTGCAATTTTCTTCTACCCATCGGCAGATTCGACACACGGGCCGCTgcgtccacagaaaataaaataattattttgaaaataatcacaCATTTGCACGCAATTGTTGCCCCTGTATTTTCTTATTGCCTTGAAAatagggagaaataatcacactgTTATTAATTGTTGTCCTAAATCCAACTTTGACTGTAACGAGGAACATCTCCTGTTTGCCAAGCTTTGTGCATCtagacatcaataatcgaataccgattcAGACTTTACCAtgtcactcttgctatttggatcaaggaatcaataatcaaacactgataaacatccaatcccaaACTAtttgtaatccccaacatgcagcCAATAATAACTTAAACAATACATGTGATGtagcctttttaatttttttaattgccaaaAATATGAACTCCacctataaaaataaaaaaaaccctgcacAAATACTATATAAACCCCATTCATGTTTATACTGGTTGCACTGAATTGGGTGAACACATCGGCTGCCATTTTGGATGTGGCAGCACTACAGAGGCAGTCCCAAATTCCACGAGGGGTGCTTGAACTCCATCTTGTGTCGCAAGGCCCACTTGGCGTAAATGGCCTTCTCGGTGATGAAGCGATGGCCGCCGCGCCGCTTTTGCTCGTGAAGTTTGTACATCAGGCACTCGTCCGCCGCCCCCTCATAGTAGTGGTAGAGAGCTGCGCTGCGATTGGTTTGTCTGAAAATGAGGTGGGTGGGACACAAGATTGACTTTTACAACTGATAAGGATACTAGAGCaataattaaatgagacaatGCTGAGTTTATGAGATCACGCCCAGTCCATTTGGAAGGGCAAAGTTCACCAAAAGTCAATTTCTTTGAAACAAACCTGCAGTGGTCAGCGTTGATCATCCCGTAAACGCAAACACTGTCACACATCTCCACTGCCAGCGTCATGGCAAAGAATCCCGTGCTCAGGTATGCTCCAGACTTCATtctgaaggagaaaaggagTCCCTTAACATCATAACTCTAAATGGAAACTAAACTTACACCAGTACAAGTTACATTTGTCTCAAAATAAaactcccaaattccaaaatgtaTGGCAAGCGTACCAATTCTTTCCAGTTTCGTTCTGAAAAACCTGGTCACAGAGCATGACCCGCTCCCGCGTCATGGCGTATAGCTTGGTTTGCGGGTACTCGCCGGCGATCCTACGCAGCGTGTTGAAGACGGCGCCCTTCCCGTCCGTCCTCATGTTCCTGTCTGGTCCCCAGAACACATACGTTGTGTTGGCCGCCTCCCCGAAGTAACGCCGCGGGTTCTTGAGCAGTCTCGGCACGCTGGTGTGCGAGACCACGCGGACGCTAGTGCGTCCGCCAACGTCCGCTTCGTAGCCCACCGTGGGGGCGTCGTTCATGCGGATGACACATGGGATCTGGTCGATGTCGGCACCTAGACCCGACCCATGCATCTGGCCAGAACTGGAGATTAGCGCACAATGGTTGTAGTGTAAATCCATGAActgctgaaaaaaatgggaaagttTTGGATtgaatatgggaaaaaatattttagattacGCATTCTACTTTAAAGTGcatctggtgaaaaaaaattgaaattcagTGCATAGATGAAATGAGCCGCAGGTGGCTCTAGAGCCACAGCTTTCAGAGTCCATTGTAAAAGCTTGAAAACGGTCACCTGTTCCACGGTGTCTGGCTGGATCCGGACGTAGCCCAAAAGTCCAGACCTGCGCCGGGGAGGCGCGGGTGCACGGGGAAACCTAATCCCATGTCCGAACCACAACAAGAGGTACAGGCTTAGGAGGCTGATCAGGCAAAGCCATCGCGCAGTCTGTGCAGATCCACGCAACAAGTCAATGCGTCGATTAAAATCTCCCAAATGAAATGACCGGATGACCAATAATGCAAAGACACTCGGTCTTACCGTAGATTTCATGTCCGCGCTTTGGATGTGCCGATGGTCAAGCGGGACTCCATCGCATGACAGTGTCATTCAACGACTTTATTAAGGAAGAATTTTCGGTCCAATTAAGCTCTTCCGATTCAAAACAAAGCTTGAAAACATAGTGAACCgaaatgttcatatttttgCAGTTTCAGTAAATAGCAACAAAAAGGTGATTGTGCGCTACCAGTGTCACGTTTTgggtcttttatttttaatagtgaCACCCAAATATAAATGTCAGCGCCTctgattttactttgaaaaatgccCGACTTCTGTATGTGCGCAATTCCGTTAGTTTTGTCTGACAGACTTGATTGGTTTGTGGAACCACATTCCGCAGTCTCACCCAATTGGTCCGTAGTGCGGAAAAGTCCACTTGTACTCGTGTGTGATTGGCTGTCAGTCGTGTCAGTATTATCCCTAGCAAAAATTGTGTTTAGGGTTCACTTTGATTGTGACAGGAGAATCCCCTTCCTATGCTCCTTGGATGCCCAcggtattttaaaatacatttatattccaTATAGTTCCGCCAGTAATATCACTTACTTGCTGTACCCTTtcgtattttaaaatgttaggATCTAGCACTCTGTGACAGGAGTGGTGAGTTTGGTTAGCCGTCATGCTAACTAACGTCCCTTACATAATACTCATTGGCTTTTAAGGACCATATTTGTACTTTACGTGTATATGACTGTAGAATTAAACCATGTGGATGCGTTGACATATTACAGCTTTCTGACTGTCTTTTCCAGCAAGGTCGAGAGCCTTGCAACATCTGTTAGCATCGCTATTAACGATATGAATGAATTGTTATTGTCAAAATGGCTGTCAGGAATCATTTCGTGTTTCTTAATTTATGCTATCTATCACGTCAGTTTGATAGCAATACAGTAGAATGCTGTTTTTTTGAAATGGTTTGTGTAgttaaatgaaataatatagTGGTTTCtgtaatgcatgtttttaaatttgcaaAGTGTAGTTTGTGAAGTGTAGTAGATCCTTATTTTCGAAAATAGTGATGCAGTGATCGATTTGCTTTTCTGGCCACCTTTCCCCTGCTGAGCAGCTTAATTACCTCCCTGTGTGTTAATTCCCTGTCTGGACTCTGAAGTGTCACCTTGTTTACTAGGTGACAGCTTTCTTTTTGCTTCGCAGGATGAGGGAACATTGAAAAGTCAACCTCGGCTCATCCCGGTGACTGAGGTCAACGCTTTTGGCTTCAACTTCAGAGCTTTGTTGCCTTTCGCGTCCTTCCAGGATGTCCATGAGAAGAACGGAGGGCATGTCCATCGCCCAGGCCTTGGCCATGACGGTGGCGGAGATCCCCGTCTTCCTCTATTCCACATTTGGACAGGTAATTGGACCACGCAATAAATAACATCAAGGGTATTAATAGATGATTTGTTCTCAGAACATTTTCTCCCAGCTGAGGCTGAGCCCGAGCTTGAAGAAGGTGCTGTTTGCCACAGCGCTGGGCAGCGTGGCCCTGGCGCTCACCGCCCACCAGCTCAAGCGGCGTGGGAGGAAAAGGAAGCAGGCCATCCGTTCGAAGGAGGCCCAGGCGGCGTTGGGCGTGCCTGATGCGCTGCTGAGGACGGGGAGGCCGTCCACCTTGAAGAGAGGTGCTTTGCGATGTGCATGGccatcaaattaaataaattgacaCCCACTTACTCCATATTAGCATTTTATAACCCCCTAAATGAGTGCACTAATTCAAATTTGAAGGATTTTTCAAAGTTATGGATCCTTATTTGTATGTACTTCAATTCAATTGgatgaatacaatttgaaataacATCAATTGGTTCAATAAGACAACGAACCCAGGCATCGCTTTGTCTCCCCCTTGTGGTGACAAAACATGACTTCTCTTCAACCCTATTTTATGGAGCCTGCTGATCTCTATCACTATGGCGACCATTCAAATTGTCTCAtactaatgatttttttttaaacttttgggTTTAGTTCCACTGTCGAGCCCCAGCACCCGGAGCAATGACACCCTAAGCGGGATCTCGTCTCTGGCGCCCAGTAAACACTCCAGCTCTTCGCACAGCTTGGCGTCTGTGAGTGAGTCCGTCAACTCCGGTCAACGTTACGGGAAAATTACATCTTAGTGGATGCTTCTCACCCTCACAGATGCGAGCTGCCACCTCCCCAAATCAATCGGTCAATCCTGCCACGCCATGGGAGGTGGAGGAGACGGCGGTGGGTCGGACGGCCGCCGTGGAAGACGTCAACGCCGAGAATCTCTATTTAATGGGTGAGACTTGCACTTACCTTAATACAAGTCAAGAAATCAAGTCAATAGAAGTcaataaatgaatcaaatctCTTGAGGCATGGAGCTTTTTGAAGAAGCCCTCCACAAATGGGAGCAGGCGCTCCACGCACGCCACGGTCGCCGAAGTTTGAGCGCCAGCAATGGCGCTTCGACGCCACAGGCGGCGGCAAGTGGAGACGCGGTAAGTTGCCGTGGCGGACGTTGGAGCAAATGTGGATGCTGACCTTCAAATACTTGTCCCTCCTACCAGACAGAAACGCAAAACAAAGTATTCGCCGACAAGCTGGAGACGTTACTGCATCGGGCGTACCACCTCCAGGAGGACTTCGGGGGCAGCGTTCCCGCCGAGAGCATCTTAGCTGATTTTGGTAAAAGAAAATGGGAGTTGGAATACATGGAATCATCACTATTTGGCTTCAAAATGGACTACTCACTTGACTGGTTGACAATTTAAGTTTACTGTTCAATTTCCCCGCCAGAAAGCGAGGGAACGCTCATCTTACCCCCACTGGAGAGTTTCCGCCTGCTGCCCGATGACGACGATGTCGCTACCGTGTCGTCAGAtgactcctttttttctgccGTGGAGGTGGGTGCCGTTTATCCGTTGCCATGACGACTGCAGCCTAAGcggctttgttgttgtttttctttttgtagatGTTTGATGCCATTTCGTTACAAGACCCCTGCCAGCTCCTAAAACCGGCCCCCCTCTACGAGGAAGCTTTGGTTTGCGTCAGAGAAGAACGGGTGGGCTACAGGTCGCTGAGGTACGGTAGTGGAGGACTCCAAAACAACCAGTATAGGCCaactgaatgcattttttttttttttccaaaatatctTACTAGGACTGAACTACTGGAATGCTATGGAGACCAAGACTTTCTGGCCAAGCTGCACTGTGTCAGACAAGCATTTCAGGtggctttttatttaatttattttatgtatttttttatgtatttggttGTCTTGCTTTTTAATCAGGCGCTGTTGCTGGACGAAACTCACCGCACATTTTTCATGGAGACGGGCAAGCAAATGGTAGCCGGCCTAATGGTCAAGGCTAATAAGGTGAACATGGTGTACCTGCACTTGGGCATATATCCAATgtcctatattttttttatgctgatAACTAGTTTTTTTAAGAGTCCTAAAGCTTTCCTGGAGAGCTACGAGGACATGCTGCTCTACACTCAGCGCGAAGAGACGTGGGCCGTCACCAAGATGGAACTTCAGGGTCGGGGGGTGAGTATTTTTAACTTGTGGTCTGCCCATCTCGAGTATTCGCAAGATGGCTGGCATTCCAGTTTCAAAGATTTAAATTGatttccatttgaaaaataaatatgcttttttaaGGTGGTGTGCATGAGCTTCTTCGACATCGTGCTGGACTTTATCCTAATGGACGCCTTCGAGGACTTGGAGAACCCGCCCTCGTCGGTGGTGGCCGTCCTGAGGAACCGTTGGCTTTCGGATAGCTTTAAAGAGACGGTGAGGGCATCGCCAAAACACACCCACGGATAGAATGTCGTGACTTTAACGTTCTGTCGGCATTTCAGGCTCTAGCCACGGCTTGCTGGTCCGTATTGAAGGCCAAAAGGCGTCTCCTGATGGTTCCCGACGGCTTCATCGCCCACTTTTACACCATATCAGAACACGTCAGCCCCGTTTTGGCCTTTGGCTTTTTAGGCCCCAGGCAGCACTTGAGTGAAGTCTGTACAATATTCAAGGTGGGTACcaaaaagtgactatttttgaaaatatgaaggTTGTTCTGAATCCTATTTTCTATGAATCCACAGCAACAAATTGTGCAGTACCTCAAGGACATGTTCGACCACGACAAGGTGCGCTTCACTTCGGTGCAGTGCTTAGCCGAGGACATTTTGAAACTCTCGCACCGCCGCAGCGACATCCTTCTGGGCTACTTGGGCATCGACGGTCTTCAAGAGCTCAATGGAGGCCCCGCCGGTGACATGCATGGACCCCATTGAACTCTGGCGCTTTTTCATTCGTCACACTAACAGCGATTATCAACCAATCCGTCGCCCAATGAAGAACTTGTCTGATATATCAGTGCgtgcttgcatttttttttttatatgaaatgtTTTGACCTCAAATTCTACTTGAAGTTCATTGCAAAGCAGCTATTTATTCCGGTCTGAATCAGTTCACAGTGTaattgtaaaattttaatgaGAAGAAGTTACAGGCCAGTGGTTCACATTTGAATCATCCCGTAGATTCATATCACAGTAATCAAGATGTGATAAGCAGTGTACATTGTGTATCTTAAGCCTATTCTTCTGCTTTACATTTATTCAAAGCATTTATGTGGACAAACTCCTAATTGATTGGTATATCTTGTAAATATAATACATCCATCATACAGGGGCAATGTTACAAACAATAAAGTTATACTTATATTTGAGCAGTGTCCTGCATGGGAAATGTGTTCATATGTAcataattcacatttttaaccacttagaataaataaattagaaaaaaataaactctgGATCTCCATACAATAAAATTTTACAATCTAAAGACAAGAGGCGTGTCCCTATTGTTACTACGCATGTGCGAAACCGGCGTTATCGCTGACTACAGGATACAGAATAGGACAAAACTAACCAATTTGCGGAACAACTATTTCCAACGCAATGTAGCTAATGCTTTGGTTACATTAAATGACCACTAATGAAAAATGTAACCTGTAGAAATGCATTCTAATAGAAGAGTCACGCTAGTAACCTTTGTTTTTCCATAGCAGCAACACTGCTTCGTTTGTTGCGCATGCGTAACGCAGTCAGTTCAAGCACCGCACATCGTGCATTGACACCCGGTGTAGTTGTGTCCGGGTAAGATGGCGTTAGAAGAGCAGTGCTCGGCGCCACCTAGATGGCGAGCCATATCGCTAACACATGTCGAGTTCGCCGAGGGTAAGTGGAATCGACGTCTTCTCTCGCACCGACTAACCGAGGGCTGACGGCTATGTGGTGTTTCGCTTGTCGTCTTCCGTCAATAGAAACGGCAGTCGCCCAATGGCTGCGAAATTGTGCGACGCCGTTAAAGGCTGAACGTCACCAGGGGCGGCCAAATTGTGAGACGGGACGCATGCGCATTTGGTGATAGTGGGCACAATAAAAGCTAACGAGTTAGCCTGTGAGACGAGTTGTTATCATGGAACAAGTGAACATATTCCACATACCCCGAGCTACTCGTACATTTAACACACCGCcaaaatttggaaataaaagtaACGTCTGATTGTTGTTATCTGTTCCCTTGGGGAGTGTTGTTAACACGCGAGCTCACTGGCCCGATGCTATTAGCGTTGCTACTATCAACTGTAATGAAGGGTTAAGGCTAAAatataatt
This window encodes:
- the miga2 gene encoding mitoguardin 2; translated protein: MSMRRTEGMSIAQALAMTVAEIPVFLYSTFGQNIFSQLRLSPSLKKVLFATALGSVALALTAHQLKRRGRKRKQAIRSKEAQAALGVPDALLRTGRPSTLKRVPLSSPSTRSNDTLSGISSLAPSKHSSSSHSLASMRAATSPNQSVNPATPWEVEETAVGRTAAVEDVNAENLYLMGMELFEEALHKWEQALHARHGRRSLSASNGASTPQAAASGDATETQNKVFADKLETLLHRAYHLQEDFGGSVPAESILADFESEGTLILPPLESFRLLPDDDDVATVSSDDSFFSAVEMFDAISLQDPCQLLKPAPLYEEALVCVREERVGYRSLRTELLECYGDQDFLAKLHCVRQAFQALLLDETHRTFFMETGKQMVAGLMVKANKSPKAFLESYEDMLLYTQREETWAVTKMELQGRGVVCMSFFDIVLDFILMDAFEDLENPPSSVVAVLRNRWLSDSFKETALATACWSVLKAKRRLLMVPDGFIAHFYTISEHVSPVLAFGFLGPRQHLSEVCTIFKQQIVQYLKDMFDHDKVRFTSVQCLAEDILKLSHRRSDILLGYLGIDGLQELNGGPAGDMHGPH
- the st6galnac4 gene encoding LOW QUALITY PROTEIN: alpha-N-acetyl-neuraminyl-2,3-beta-galactosyl-1,3-N-acetyl-galactosaminide alpha-2,6-sialyltransferase (The sequence of the model RefSeq protein was modified relative to this genomic sequence to represent the inferred CDS: substituted 1 base at 1 genomic stop codon), producing the protein MTLSCDGVPLDHRHIQSADMKSTTARWLCLISLLSLYLLLWFGHGIRFPRAPAPPRRRSGLLGYVRIQPDTVEQQFMDLHYNHCALISSSGQMHGSGLGADIDQIPCVIRMNDAPTVGYEADVGGRTSVRVVSHTSVPRLLKNPRRYFGEAANTTYVFWGPDRNMRTDGKGAVFNTLRRIAGEYPQTKLYAMTRERVMLCDQVFQNETGKNXMKSGAYLSTGFFAMTLAVEMCDSVCVYGMINADHCRQTNRSAALYHYYEGAADECLMYKLHEQKRRGGHRFITEKAIYAKWALRHKMEFKHPSWNLGLPL